The following are from one region of the Sulfurimicrobium lacus genome:
- a CDS encoding DUF6900 domain-containing protein, giving the protein MSQIDNILTLIAQKHLDIDTLETQKSDRLDFHDVAVWRLRDALEAAFKAGAELGASLPKATEQEIANAT; this is encoded by the coding sequence ATGAGCCAGATCGACAACATCCTGACCCTGATCGCCCAAAAGCACCTGGACATCGACACCCTGGAAACCCAAAAGTCGGACCGCCTCGACTTCCATGACGTTGCGGTCTGGCGCTTGCGCGATGCCCTCGAGGCAGCGTTCAAGGCGGGTGCGGAATTGGGCGCGTCGCTTCCGAAGGCCACCGAGCAAGAAATTGCCAACGCCACATAA
- a CDS encoding elements of external origin, protein MGLSIRAYARHRGVSHVAVKKAIDTGRISQGTDGTIDPEQADREWEQNTASPRKASATPKVAAATKSPRSVAQEPAAESPTPTLSTGGTSLLQARTVNEVVKAQTNKVRLARLKGDLVDRSQAIAHVFRLARTERDAWLNWPARISAQMAAKLEVDAHALHVAIEAAVREHLMELGELRARVD, encoded by the coding sequence ATGGGTCTGTCGATTCGCGCTTACGCCCGGCATCGCGGCGTCTCTCACGTTGCCGTTAAGAAGGCCATCGACACAGGCCGGATTAGCCAAGGGACAGATGGCACGATCGATCCGGAGCAAGCCGATCGGGAGTGGGAACAGAACACCGCGTCACCGCGCAAGGCCTCGGCAACGCCAAAGGTCGCGGCCGCAACAAAATCACCCCGCTCGGTCGCTCAAGAACCAGCGGCCGAATCGCCGACGCCGACACTCTCTACCGGTGGCACCTCGCTTTTGCAGGCGCGCACGGTCAACGAGGTCGTCAAAGCGCAGACCAACAAGGTGCGCCTGGCGCGGCTCAAAGGTGATCTGGTTGATCGCTCGCAGGCCATCGCCCATGTGTTTCGATTGGCCCGCACTGAACGCGATGCCTGGCTTAACTGGCCAGCACGCATCTCGGCGCAAATGGCCGCAAAACTCGAAGTGGATGCCCATGCCTTGCATGTCGCGATCGAGGCGGCTGTGCGTGAGCACTTGATGGAGTTAGGCGAACTGCGCGCCCGGGTGGATTGA
- a CDS encoding DUF3489 domain-containing protein yields the protein MTTDIKLTDTQRQVLEHAANQPEGRITWFPDNVKGGARQKVIAGLFNKALITSNGGQDWFVAAEGYDALGLARPTLASTHPDPEVEAAVSAAEAHWAQEKQVAAKQLIKVGVEGKPRTRDNSKQATVIQMLQRPEGATIQQIMDATGWQAHTVRGTFAGAFKKKLGLNLASEKAEGNDRVYRIA from the coding sequence ATGACCACCGACATCAAACTCACCGACACCCAGCGCCAGGTTCTCGAGCACGCGGCCAATCAACCCGAGGGCCGAATCACCTGGTTCCCTGACAACGTCAAAGGCGGGGCCCGTCAGAAAGTCATTGCCGGGCTGTTCAACAAGGCCCTCATCACCAGCAACGGTGGCCAGGACTGGTTTGTGGCCGCCGAGGGCTACGACGCCCTTGGTCTTGCACGACCCACGCTGGCCAGTACTCATCCCGACCCCGAGGTCGAGGCCGCCGTGTCGGCGGCAGAGGCCCACTGGGCGCAAGAAAAACAGGTGGCGGCCAAGCAACTGATCAAGGTCGGCGTCGAGGGGAAACCCCGCACCCGCGACAACAGCAAGCAGGCCACCGTGATCCAAATGTTGCAACGCCCCGAGGGCGCGACAATCCAGCAGATCATGGATGCCACTGGCTGGCAGGCGCACACGGTGCGCGGCACCTTTGCCGGCGCATTCAAGAAGAAACTGGGCCTCAACCTGGCATCGGAAAAGGCTGAGGGCAACGACCGCGTTTATCGGATTGCTTGA